One stretch of Trichomycterus rosablanca isolate fTriRos1 chromosome 3, fTriRos1.hap1, whole genome shotgun sequence DNA includes these proteins:
- the LOC134310093 gene encoding piggyBac transposable element-derived protein 4-like: MSSKQFTAEEVLSQLMNWDSDVEEEISESEDPSEPEDNAIDDPDCQFSHNEEDSEDESAGVPSSDENQDTQQSSSTEGTWTSKDGKIKWSTSPHQSRGRLSSSNVIKMTPGPTRFAVTRIDDIESAFQLFISPPIEKIILDMTNLEGRRVFQEKWKTLDPTDLHAYIGILVLAGVYRSKGEATASLWNEENGRPIFRATMSLEMFHMISRVIRFDNRDTRAGRRERDKLAAIRDVWDKWVEILPLLYNPGPHVTVDERLVPFRGRCPFRQYMPNKPAKNGIKIWAACDAKSSYAWNLQVYTGKSPGGAPEKNQGMCVVLEMTEGLQGHNITCDNFFTSYRLGDELQERKLTMLGTVRKNKPELPSEILKMQGRPLHYSKFVFTEKTTLVSYCPKRNKNVLVMSTMHKDASLSTREDMKPQMILDYNSTKGGVDNLDKVIATYSCQRKTARWPLVVFYNIVDVSAYNAYVLWIEINQQWNASKLYRRRLFLEELCKALVTPKIQNRARPARSPAAAAVIAKVQGRASDQPTMDPLDIGAKKRKRCQVCPSRDDSKTSTCCVRCKKYICRKHTVTFCPSCGEH; this comes from the coding sequence ATGAGCTCCAAACAATTTACAGCTGAAGAAGTTTTATCGCAGCTTATGAACTGGGATAGTGATGTAGAGGAAGAGATTTCAGAGTCGGAGGATCCTTCAGAGCCAGAGGACAATGCTATTGATGATCCAGATTGTCAATTTTCCCACAATGAGGAAGATTCAGAGGACGAGTCTGCCGGTGTCCCTTCATCAGATGAAAACCAAGACACGCAACAATCGTCATCCACAGAGGGGACATGGACATCTAAAGATGGTAAAATAAAATGGTCAACATCACCACACCAAAGCCGAGGCAGATTGTCATCTTCTAATGTCATCAAAATGACGCCTGGTCCGACAAGATTTGCTGTCACAAGAATTGATGATattgaatcagcatttcagctcTTCATATCCCCACCCATAGAAAAGATAATCCTCGACATGACCAACTTGGAGGGGAGGCGTGTCTTTCAAGAAAAATGGAAGACACTGGATCCAACTGACTTGCATGCTTACATTGGAATTCTGGTATTAGCTGGAGTATACAGGTCAAAGGGTGAAGCAACTGCAAGTTTATGGAATGAAGAGAATGGAAGGCCAATATTCCGAGCAACAATGTCTTTGGAGATGTTTCACATGATCTCTCGTGTGATCCGATTTGACAATCGTGACACCAGAGCTGGTCGTCGCGAGAGAGACAAACTTGCAGCGATCAGAGATGTTTGGGATAAATGGGTCGAAATCCTGCCTTTATTGTATAATCCTGGCCCCCATGTTACTGTGGATGAGCGCCTCGTACCATTCAGAGGACGCTGTCCTTTCCGACAGTATATGCCAAACAAGCCTGCGAAAAATGGCATTAAAATATGGGCAGCCTGTGATGCAAAATCCAGTTATGCATGGAACCTGCAAGTATATACTGGAAAGTCACCTGGAGGAGCACCTGAAAAGAATCAGGGAATGTGTGTGGTATTGGAGATGACTGAAGGGCTGCAAGGTCATAACATCACATGTGACAACTTCTTTACATCCTACCGTCTTGGAGATGAACTTCAGGAAAGAAAGCTGACTATGTTGGGAACAGTCAGAAAAAATAAGCCAGAACTTCCCAGTGAGATTCTGAAGATGCAAGGAAGACCTCTGCATTACTCAAAATTTGTTTTCACAGAGAAAACAACACTTGTTTCTTACTGCCCAAAGAGAAACAAGAATGTTCTTGTGATGAGCACAATGCACAAAGATGCATCTCTGAGCACGAGAGAGGACATGAAGCCACAAATGATCCTGGATTACAACTCCACCAAAGGAGGAGTTGACAATCTTGACAAAGTCATAGCAACATATAGCTGCCAGCGCAAGACTGCCCGTTGGCCCTTGGTGGTTTTCTACAACATTGTGGACGTGTCTGCTTACAATGCCTATGTGCTGTGGATTGAGATCAACCAGCAGTGGAATGCCAGCAAACTGTACCGACGTCGACTTTTCCTGGAAGAACTATGCAAAGCACTCGTCACTCCCAAGATCCAGAACCGGGCCAGGCCAGCTCGATCCCCAGCAGCTGCAGCTGTCATCGCAAAAGTCCAGGGCAGGGCATCTGACCAACCAACAATGGATCCTTTGGATATAGGTGCAAAGAAACGCAAAAGATGTCAAGTCTGTCCCTCACGAGATGACAGTAAAACAAGTACCTGCTGTGTGAGGTGTAAGAAATACATCTGCAGAAAGCACACAGTCACATTCTGTCCATCATGTGGGGAACACTGA